A genomic stretch from Triplophysa dalaica isolate WHDGS20190420 chromosome 4, ASM1584641v1, whole genome shotgun sequence includes:
- the mtif3 gene encoding translation initiation factor IF-3, mitochondrial: protein MSLPFLRFVLSKALSRCPRRPVSHISVTSSALRPAWGHHTISPYQRVSFCTDTESVDVADHPKETKKLDPRGRVTFSSVGRKIGQRHIQLLGVDGEELGTVHRAEVVRMMDQTGLKLVAMNENSDPPLYKLMKGKQIHEEQMRLRETQKAKTGPVQSKELNFSSDISLHDLETKLRQIVSWLEKKNHVRLTIKAGADRSTPLDEVLTQMVERITMPVGFVSKPTVVRGGRGAMCVLRLPSAKELRQKATDPLNETVQGHPDTSTSTTATEKPKDSK from the exons ATGTCTCTAccattcctgaggtttgttttgaGTAAGGCACTGAGCCGGTGTCCTCGTCGACCCGTCAGCCACATCAGCGTAACTTCATCAGCTCTCAGACCTGCATGGGGTCACCACACCATCTCACCCTACCAGCGTGTTTCCTTCTGCACAGACACTGAGAGTGTCGATGTGGCCGATCACCCAAAGGAGACTAAAAAGCTGGACCCAAGAGGACGAGTCACTTTTAGCAGCGTGGGTAGAAAGATCGGCCAGCGGCACATACAATTACTGGGTGTGGATGGTGAGGAGTTGGGCACGGTGCACCGCGCTGAAGTGGTTCGAATGATGGACCAAACGGGACTAAAGCTTGTTGCcatgaatgaaaattctgatCCTCCATTATACAAACTGATGAAAggcaaacaaatacatgaagagCAGATGAGACTCAGGGAGACACAGAAAGCCAAGACAG GCCCTGTGCAGTCAAAGGAGTTGAATTTCTCTTCTGATATTTCTCTTCATGATTTGGAGACTAAACTGCGCCAAATTGTCAGCTGGCTGGAGAAGAAAAATCACGTCAGACTCACGATCAAAGCTGGAGCGGACAGAAGCACACCGTTG gATGAAGTCTTGACTCAGATGGTGGAGAGGATAACAATGCCTGTTGGGTTTGTATCAAAACCCACAGTGGTGCGTGGGGGTCGTGGTGCCATGTGTGTCCTCCGTCTCCCTTCTGCTAAAGAACTACGGCAGAAGGCGACAGACCCTTTAAATGAGACTGTACAGGGTCACCCGGACACCTCAACATCTACCACAGCCACAGAGAAACCAAAAGACTCGAAGTAA
- the gtf3aa gene encoding general transcription factor IIIAa, whose translation MPETNNKPSGTFICSFPDCQASYNKAWKLEAHLCKHTGERPFKCEYDDCSKSFCTKYHLARHTLTHTGDRPYRCTEDRCNAGFTTNANLKKHVSRIHRQETKQYTCTFEGCSRAFKKNSQLKTHECTHTLLLPYLCSYEGCERRFSQQAKLKRHEKVHQGYSCTAEGCTFVAKNWTEMTKHKKLHKVKVQCDECKKMFRDAWFLRHHQRVHSEERVVFHCPRDGCTRSYTTAFNLQSHILSFHEDQRLFICSHPVCGKSFSMKQSLERHTVVHDPQKKKQKKPCPKRSLASRLSGHKPNKKRQTQTSSSNEASVPQVGQSETSTKLKQVNETDSGSQATGKSDVTESKSLTSLLTIPSKSNCSELTVHPVVHLLEPLLL comes from the exons ATGCCCGAAACTAACAACAAACCTAGCGGAACGTTTATATGTTCGTTTCCCGACTGTCAAGCGTCGTACAACAAGGCGTGGAAACTAGAAGCGCATCTGTGTAAACACACAGGAGAG agGCCCTTTAAATGCGAGTATGATGACTGCAGCAAATCATTCTGCACGAAGTATCATCTCGCTCGTCATACGCTGACACATACCGGCGACAGACCGTACAG ATGCACGGAGGACAGGTGCAATGCAGGATTCACCACAAACGCCAACCTGAAGAAACACGTTTCACGTATTCACAGACAGGAGACTAAACAGTACACT TGTACGTTTGAAGGATGCAGCAGGGCGTTCAAGAAAAATAGCCAGCTGAAGACTCACGAGTGTACACACACCCTCCTCCTGCCGTACCT ATGTTCTTATGAAGGCTGCGAGAGACGATTCTCACAACAGGCTAAACTGAAACGGCATGAGAAAGTACACCAAG GGTATTCCTGTACGGCAGAGGGCTGCACGTTTGTGGCGAAGAACTGGACCGAGATGACGAAGCACAAGAAACTTCATAAGG tcaAAGTACAGTGCGACGAGTGTAAGAAAATGTTCAGAGATGCCTGGTTCCTGCGGCACCATCAGCGCGTTCATTCTGAAGAACGTGTGGTGTTCCACTGTCCCAGAGATGGATGTACACGCTCGTACACGACCGCCTTTAACCTACAAAGCCACATTCTGTCCTTCCATGAAGATCAGCGCTTATTCATCTGCTCTCATCCCGTCTGCGGCAAATCCTTTTCCATGAAG CAAAGTTTAGAACGCCATACCGTGGTTCATGACCCTCAAAAGAAGAAACAG AAAAAGCCCTGCCCAAAACGCTCTCTGGCATCTCGTCTGAGCGGCCACAAACCAAACAAGAAGCGTCAAACCCAAACATCATCATCAAATGAAGCATCAGTGCCACAGGTTGGCCAGTCAGAGACCAGTACAAAACTTAAACAAGTTAATGAAACAGATTCCGGAAGTCAGGCGACCGGAAAATCAGACGTCACAGAATCAAAGAGTTTAACAAGTTTACTAACCATTCCATCGAAATCTAACTGTTCTGAACTCACTGTACATCCGGTGGTTCACCTTTTAGAGCCCCTCTTGTTGTAG